In Pasteurella dagmatis, the sequence TAGGTGAGTTTCGATTTGTTCGAGGTAACTCACGATATTTGGATAATCCGCTTTGTTCACATAGTTTAAACCTCATTGTAGTGGGAAACTTAACGCAAAATCTGAGCCCGTGAGCTGTTCGCTCACGATCTAAATTTTACCTTCCAGCGATTGTTCTACATGATTGAAATATAAACCGACTTGCGCAAGGGGGTATTGTGCAAAGTCACCTAAATCGCCTTTCTTCGACACTAGCGCCAGTAAGTTTACCGACAACATAGAAACTGAAATAGCTAACCAATACCTTCAGACTTCTTCACTTTCTATGGGGCGTATGAAATTGCGGATAATCAAGTTGTACTTGCCGTGTTCAGAATTAACCTTGATGAATCAGAGAGCGATGAAAGTCCAAACATCGCTGATGTTGAAGTGAGCTTTGCAGAAAGTGAACGTAATCTACAATGTCCTGCACGCATTAGAAAACACCTTACACAAGCCGATTTTGTCGCAAGAGCAAATATCGCTTATCCGCCAGTAATGGAAGACTTGTTGTGGGAAAAGGATTCTATCAATAAAAAATCACCTAAAAAGACCATTTCTACTGAAAAAGCAAATCCTAGTTGGGATTTTGATGACGACGTTGAATTTTAAGTGATCGATTCAATATTCTTTAAATTACAAAGCCTTGAACTTATCATTAAGCTAAAGGCTTTCTTTTTGGCGGTCAATTGTTCAAGTTTTGGTTTTGTGCAACTGCTACATAATACCGGGTAATCCCTAAAAGTGCGGTCAATTTAGCCGCACTTTTCTTTTTAATTAGCGAGATATAGCCTTTTCTAATATCCTCTTTTCTTATGCTATAATCAGGCCAACTTGTATTTTTAATTTGTTCAAATTCCTTTTGTCTTTATGAAAAAATTGCTTACTTTATTGTTATTGCTTGTGTTTCTTGCTGCTGTTGCACTCTTTTTTGGTTATCAACATCTACAAGGATTTACTAGCCAACCAGTCAATGTCAAACCTAATCAGCTGTTAACGATTGAACGTGGCACAACTGGCAATAAATTAGCAAAGTTATTAGAACAGGAACAATTAATCAATGATGCTACCCTGCTGCCTTATTTGCTCAAGCTGAATCCACAATTAAATAAAATTAAAGCTGGTACTTATTCCCTCAATAACATCAAAACAATGGGGGATTTGTTGAATGTAGTTAACGAAGGAAAAGAAGTGCAATTAACTATTCAATTTATTGAAGGAGATACGTTTAGCACATGGCGAAAAGTTTGGGAAAATGCACCGCACTTAACTCAAACGCTGAAAGGCAAAAGTGAAGCAGAAATTTTTGCATTACTTGATTTACCCAACAATGTTAAAGCTATTCAAGAATGGAAAAAAGTGGAGGGTTGGCTTGCACCAGATACTTATCATTACACGCCGAATTCTACCGATCTTGCCTTGTTAAAACGTGCCGCAGAACGTACTAAAAAAACATTAACTCAAGCTTGGGAAAAACGGGATAAAGATCTTCCGTTAAATAATCAATATGAAATGTTGATCTTAGCTTCAATTGTAGAAAAAGAAACTGCGATTGAATCGGAACGCAAACGTGTTGCTTCAGTTTTTATCAATCGTCTCAATAAAAAAATGAAATTACAAACTGACCCAACAGTGATTTACGGAATGGGCGACAGTTATAAAGGCAACATTCGTAAAAAAGATTTAGAAACACCAACCGCATATAACACCTATGTAATTGATGGTTTACCACCAACCCCGATTGCAATGCCAAGTGAAAGTGCTATTTTTGCGGTCGCTAACCCAGAAAAAACCGACTATCTTTACTTTGTAGCTGATGGCACTGGTGGACATAAATTTAGCAAAACACTTGCAGAACATAATCGTGCAGTACAGGAATATTTGCGTTGGTATCGCAGTCAACAAAATGGAAAATAATATGAAAACAGGCAAATTTATTGTGCTTGAAGGAATTGAAGGTGCAGGCAAAACCACTGCTCGTGACAGCATTGTACGTGCTTTAAACGCATATGGCATTCAAGATATTGTGTTTACTCGTGAGCCCGGTGGCACGCCATTGGCTGAAAAATTACGCCACCTAATAAAACACGAAACAGAAGAGCCCGTTACAGACAAAGCAGAATTGTTAATGCTTTATGCGGCACGTATTCAACTCGTCGAAAATGTCATTAAACCAGCACTTGCCGAAGGAAAATGGGTAATTGGAGATCGCCACGATATGTCTTCACAAGCATACCAAGGTGGAGGACGTCAATTAGACAAAACCTTACTTTTAACACTGAAAGAAACAGTGCTTGGTGATTTCGAACCTGACTTAACGTTGTATTTAGATATTGATCCTGTATTGGGTTTAACTCGTGCACGTGGACGTGGAGCGTTGGATCGTATTGAACAACAAAATATTGATTTTTTTCAGCGTACTCGTCAGCGTTATTTAGAATTAGTACAAGATAATCCTAAAGCTTGTTGTATTGATGCATCACACGAAATTGATAAAGTAAGTGCTGACGTACAAAGTGCGGTCGAAAATTGGTTAATTTCACTTAAAGCATAAGAATGAATTTATATCCTTGGTTACAACCCTATTATCAACAAAGTATCTCAGCATTTCAGCAAGGGCATGGGCATCACGCACTGCTGTTTAAAGCAGATCAGGGCTTAGGTACCGATCAACTGTTAGATGCATTAGGGCACTGGTTAATGTGTCAAAATCCTCAAGATCAACAACCTTGTGGACAATGTCATCATTGCCATTTAACACAAGCCCATAATCATCCCGATATTTATCAATTAGCACCGATTGAAAATAAAGATATTGGCGTTGACCAAGTACGTGAAATCAATGAAAAAATTAACCAACACGCACAACAAGGTGGCAATAAAATTATTTATGTGCGAGGCGTTGATCGTTTAACTGAGGCGGCAGCAAATGCAATGCTTAAAACCCTAGAAGAGCCTCGCCCCAATACCTATTTTTTATTGCAAACGGATATATCATCGCCGGTAATGCCAACAATTTATAGTCGCTGCCAAGCGCAAACAATCAATCCACCAGCAATGGCAATAGCAAGTATTTGGCTGCAACAACAAAGTGCGGTCGAAATTTCAGAAATTCAGACCGCTCTTCGTATTAGTTATGGTCGCCCGTTAACTGCACTTTCTGTGTTAGAACAAGGTTTGCTAGAAAAACGTCGTGAGTTTTTACGCCAATTTTGGTTGTTCTATCGTAAATGCTCACCATTAGAATTAATGCCCCTTTTTGATAAGGCGATTGTCTTCCATCAGCTTGATTGGATTATTGCATTTCTTGCAGATGCCTTAAAAGCGAAATTACACATTCGTGAAAATTGGATTTGTGAAGATTTAGCTGCGGGCATTCAACAATTTAGCGCTCAGCAAAACGCACAAGGCTTGCTAAAAGCCACGCAAATTATGCAACAAGTGCGTGCTGATTTGCTGCAAATAAATGCCGTCAACCAAGAATTAATATTATTAGACGGCTTAACTCGATTAATTACTGAAGTATTTGAAGGATAAAAATGTTTATTGTAGATTCACACTGCCATCTTGATGCACTTGATTATGAAAACTTACACCAAAGTGTTGATGATGTGGTTAATAAAGCACTAGCACGTGATGTAAAACATATGCTGGCAGTCGGCGTAACATTAAGCCGTTTTGAAAAGATTTACCCAACATTAGCGAAATTTGATAATGTCTCTTTAGCTTGTGGCGTACACCCATTGGATATTGAGGATGAGCCCTTTGATTATGAGCGTTTATCGAAATTAGCAAACAATCCAAAAGTAGTAGCAATTGGCGAAACCGGCTTAGATTATTATTACAGTGCGGATAATAAAACGCTACAACAAACCCTTTTTGCACAACAAATTCAACTAGCAAATTCACTAAATAAACCAGTAATTGTGCATACACGCAGTGCACGAGAAGATACAATTCGTATTTTAGCTGAAAATCACGCAGAGAAGTGCGGTGGCGTTCTGCATTGTTTTACTGAAAACCTCGAAATGGCAAAACAAGGCTTGGATTTAGGCTTATACATTTCACTTTCAGGTATTATTACCTTTAAAAATGCCGAAGAAATCCGAGAGGTAGCACGTCAAGTGCCACTTGATCGCTTATTAGTGGAAACTGACTCGCCTTATTTAGCGCCAGTGCCTTATCGTGGCAAACAAAACCAACCGGCTTATGTCCGTGAAGTCTGTGAATACGTAGCAACGTTAAAAGGTGTATCTTTTGAAGAGTTTGCCCAAATAACCACACAAAACTTTGAACGTTTATTCAAAATTAATGTACAATAATTAAACTACACTCTCTTGGATAACATTTGGCTAAAGGATATACAATGCGAAAATTTTTTAAATTCTTTTTTCTTACGGTGATTTTTCTATTTCACGCGGTCTTATTCGCAACTGTGAATTTTGTGACTCCAAGTTATGAAGTAACGCGTGTTACTGGTGTTGAAGTAAAACGTGTGGATAAAGACGGCCCTATTACCAAAGCTAACCCCGCGGATGGTCCAACACGTGATGTATATTTTATTAACACGCAAAATTCGGAAGGTAAGATTATGGTGTATCGCAATGAAGATACCCGCTGGGGATTTCCGTTTTACTTTAAATTTGGTTCAGCAAATTTACACGCTGAGGCTGAAGCATTAATGCACGATCATCCAAAAGTACAAATCAAATACTATGGTTGGCGTTTAGTAATGTTTGATGAATTCCGCAATGCAGTGAGTATTAAAGCAGCAGAAGAAAATGAATCAGCAGGCTATCCAATTCTGTCTTATGTACTTTATTTTATCTTATTGATTACCTTATTCTTTTCAATCCAGTTCGTACGTGGCTGGTTCGACAGCGAAAACTAACAACCTCCTATCTTTGTTGCGGTTTAATCAAAAATTAAACCGCACTTTCTTTTTCTTATAGCAATCAACACGAGAGAATTTATGAGTTTATTTGAGGCAATTTTAAGTCTAGCAGTATTGATCATTATCAGTGCTGTGGTGTCAGCTGCCGAAATGTCTTTAGCAGGGGCTCGCAAGCTTAAATTACAAAGTTTAGTCAACGAAGGGGATAAACGTGCTGAATTAGTTCTTAATTTACAAAGCAAGCCGGGGCGTTTTATTACTGTTGTTCAAATAGGGCTTAATATGGTAGCAATTCTTGGGGGGATTATTGGTGAAAGTGCAATACGCCCTTATTTATCTATTGCATTGACCAACCACATCAGCGCTGAATGGTTAGACAGTACTGCATCTTGGTTAGCTTTCGCCTTAGTGACTAGCTCATTTATTTTACTGGCTGATTTAGTACCAAAACGTTTAGCAATGATCAATCCAGAAAAAGTAGCATTAAGTACCGTACACATTATGTCATTCTGTATTTTTGTGCTGAAACCACTGGTACTGATTTTTGATTCTATTGCGAACGGATTTTTCAAACTATTCCATATTTCTACGGTACGTGAAGAAAATATGACGCCAGAAGATATTGTGGCCATCGTTGGTGCTGGTGCAGAGGCTGGTGTTGTAAAAGCACAGGAGCATTACTTAATTGAAAATATTTTCGATATGCAAGAAAGAACAGTCACATCAACAATGACTACTCGTGAAAATATTGTCTTTTTAGACCGCTCTTTTGATCGCCAAGCAGTCTTAGATACACTTACCAAAAACTCACATTCTAAGTTACTCATTTGTGATAACGGCTTAGATCGCATTTTAGGTTATGTGGAATCGCATACTTTACTTACGATGTATTTACAAGTGGAAAAAGGTGTTTCACTCACAGACAGTAGACTATTGCGTAAAAGTTTATTTGTCCCAGATACGCTTTCTTTATTTGAAGTGTTAGAATTATTCAAATCCACAGGTGAAGATTTTGCTGTAATTGTCAATGAATATGCACTTGTCGTAGGCATTATCACCTTAAATGATGTAATGAGTATTGTAATGGGTGAGCTTGTATCGAACGAAGAAGAACAAATTGTGCGTCGAGATGAAGACTCTTGGCTAATTGAAGGTGCGACACCATTAGAAGACGTGATGCGTGCATTAAATTTAAGTAGTTTTCCGGGAGAGGAAAATTATGAAACTATCAGTGGTTTTATGATGTATATGTTGCGTAAAATCCCGAAAAAAACCGATTTTGTTCTGTACGATAAATACAAATTTGAAATTATTGATACCGAGCATTTCAAAATTGATCAATTATTGGTGTCTTTACGCAAAGATCTTGATCGCACATCTGGATAGTCTAAGAAGGAATATCCCCTCTTTTAAATTAAAACTGCGCTTTCTATTTTCTCATCAATTAATATATAGCTAAATAGCTAAAAAATTAGACAATAAGGAAATTATTCTGTAAAAATACGGTCTAATTATTGTCAATTTTTCTATTAACTTATTGGACTAGCCATGCATTCAAATGTATCAAAAAACAACCGCACATTGTTATTCCCTATTTTTTTCTTTGTCGCAGTTAACTTATTGGTATTTAGCTTATCTCGTTTAGGGCTCTCACTTTGGCAAGCAGAACGTATAAACGCCGTTGACGGCTGGGCTGAATTATTCTTACAAGGGGTACGAATTGATATCGTATCCCTTTGTTATCTATTTGGTTTGCCAGCATTACTAACCGTATTGCTCTATCACCACAATCAATTAGGTTATATTTGGCAAAAAATTTTGAGAGTATGGCTGACAGCTGGTAGTGTATTTATTCTCTTTATGGAAATTTCTACCCCTGCATTTATTGAAACCTATGATTTCCGCCCAAATCGCCTTTTTATTGAATATCTTATCTATCCAAAAGAAGTATTCACGATGTTATTTGAAGGGCATTTACTGTCAATGGTGACAAGCTTAGTCGTTACAATCCTTGCAACAATTTTCTACTGGAAATTAGCCGGATGGTCGGTCAGAAATTTATCCTCAATGAGCTGGAAATTTCGCCCCCTCGTTTCAATTTTAGTTATTGCTATAGCTTTCATTGGGGCACGCTCAACTTTAGCTCATCGTGGTATCAACCCTGCGATGGTCGCTTTTTCCTCTGATGGTTTAGTAAATTCACTTGTACTCAACTCCGGTTATTCAGTGATTTATGCTGCACAACAGTTTAAAGATGAAGACAATGCAGCTGCACTTTATGGAAAAATGTCCACAGAAGAAATTCTACAAATCGTGAAACAAGCACGTGGGCGCCCCAATAGTGATTATATTTCAGAAACTATTCCCACACTCACGAAAAAC encodes:
- the mltG gene encoding endolytic transglycosylase MltG, with the translated sequence MKKLLTLLLLLVFLAAVALFFGYQHLQGFTSQPVNVKPNQLLTIERGTTGNKLAKLLEQEQLINDATLLPYLLKLNPQLNKIKAGTYSLNNIKTMGDLLNVVNEGKEVQLTIQFIEGDTFSTWRKVWENAPHLTQTLKGKSEAEIFALLDLPNNVKAIQEWKKVEGWLAPDTYHYTPNSTDLALLKRAAERTKKTLTQAWEKRDKDLPLNNQYEMLILASIVEKETAIESERKRVASVFINRLNKKMKLQTDPTVIYGMGDSYKGNIRKKDLETPTAYNTYVIDGLPPTPIAMPSESAIFAVANPEKTDYLYFVADGTGGHKFSKTLAEHNRAVQEYLRWYRSQQNGK
- the tmk gene encoding dTMP kinase — its product is MKTGKFIVLEGIEGAGKTTARDSIVRALNAYGIQDIVFTREPGGTPLAEKLRHLIKHETEEPVTDKAELLMLYAARIQLVENVIKPALAEGKWVIGDRHDMSSQAYQGGGRQLDKTLLLTLKETVLGDFEPDLTLYLDIDPVLGLTRARGRGALDRIEQQNIDFFQRTRQRYLELVQDNPKACCIDASHEIDKVSADVQSAVENWLISLKA
- a CDS encoding DNA polymerase III subunit delta' translates to MNLYPWLQPYYQQSISAFQQGHGHHALLFKADQGLGTDQLLDALGHWLMCQNPQDQQPCGQCHHCHLTQAHNHPDIYQLAPIENKDIGVDQVREINEKINQHAQQGGNKIIYVRGVDRLTEAAANAMLKTLEEPRPNTYFLLQTDISSPVMPTIYSRCQAQTINPPAMAIASIWLQQQSAVEISEIQTALRISYGRPLTALSVLEQGLLEKRREFLRQFWLFYRKCSPLELMPLFDKAIVFHQLDWIIAFLADALKAKLHIRENWICEDLAAGIQQFSAQQNAQGLLKATQIMQQVRADLLQINAVNQELILLDGLTRLITEVFEG
- a CDS encoding YchF/TatD family DNA exonuclease, producing MFIVDSHCHLDALDYENLHQSVDDVVNKALARDVKHMLAVGVTLSRFEKIYPTLAKFDNVSLACGVHPLDIEDEPFDYERLSKLANNPKVVAIGETGLDYYYSADNKTLQQTLFAQQIQLANSLNKPVIVHTRSAREDTIRILAENHAEKCGGVLHCFTENLEMAKQGLDLGLYISLSGIITFKNAEEIREVARQVPLDRLLVETDSPYLAPVPYRGKQNQPAYVREVCEYVATLKGVSFEEFAQITTQNFERLFKINVQ
- a CDS encoding DUF1523 family protein is translated as MRKFFKFFFLTVIFLFHAVLFATVNFVTPSYEVTRVTGVEVKRVDKDGPITKANPADGPTRDVYFINTQNSEGKIMVYRNEDTRWGFPFYFKFGSANLHAEAEALMHDHPKVQIKYYGWRLVMFDEFRNAVSIKAAEENESAGYPILSYVLYFILLITLFFSIQFVRGWFDSEN
- a CDS encoding hemolysin family protein, producing the protein MSLFEAILSLAVLIIISAVVSAAEMSLAGARKLKLQSLVNEGDKRAELVLNLQSKPGRFITVVQIGLNMVAILGGIIGESAIRPYLSIALTNHISAEWLDSTASWLAFALVTSSFILLADLVPKRLAMINPEKVALSTVHIMSFCIFVLKPLVLIFDSIANGFFKLFHISTVREENMTPEDIVAIVGAGAEAGVVKAQEHYLIENIFDMQERTVTSTMTTRENIVFLDRSFDRQAVLDTLTKNSHSKLLICDNGLDRILGYVESHTLLTMYLQVEKGVSLTDSRLLRKSLFVPDTLSLFEVLELFKSTGEDFAVIVNEYALVVGIITLNDVMSIVMGELVSNEEEQIVRRDEDSWLIEGATPLEDVMRALNLSSFPGEENYETISGFMMYMLRKIPKKTDFVLYDKYKFEIIDTEHFKIDQLLVSLRKDLDRTSG